TCGCTGATTCCGCCCTGTCTCCCCAACCATGACGAGACACCGACGGTATGTATAAACTTGGTAAACCTGGTAATGTAGATTTCACCAGCTTTCTGCTGGTTGCTCATTCCCCATAAGGTAACCTTACCTGGCATTAGTCAATATAAGTCTGACTAGCCATAACGGTTTGTTACATGCTTCTTGAGCTGGTCTTTGCAATCACGCACGTGCACCCACATTTTAGCTTTTTAGCTCCGCCTTTAATACCATCATCCAGGCTCTACTCAGAGGTTGCGTTAGACTTTCTCGTTGTCCATCATTTCAAATCGattattctattctattgcCATCATTTTAACTGTTTAATGATAATGAGACATATAGCCTATTTAatagcatttcattttcaaaaacaactcAATCACAATAACATTTAACATAGGTTTAAGAACTTACAGATTAGGCCTATGCATTCAGGGAATCGAGAGAAATGATGAGCAGAGACACCGACAGAACGGTCACTTTTCATGTCAAACAGTCAACACCACACAAGgctaatgaatgtttttttttgggctGGGCACTAAAACACCTCGGCcattgtgccaaatttgaacaATGCAATATTACAGAATTAGACAATTACaattaaaatatgaacaaaCCATTTACAAGAAATTAAACTGAATGCAATTGACCTGCTGTAGCCTAGCCTGAACTCAAACCTTCCTCCTGGTCACCGGGAGGAAATTGCGCAGCATGCGCTTCTTCTGCACCAGGGGCATCGCTGCACCCCTCAAACTGTAGTGGTCACAGACGCACAGTGGCGATTCTAGAGTCTGTTGGGGCCCTAGGCAAAAATTCCCTGGGGACCCCACCAACCACAGTTTATCACCATTGTCTTATAAATAATATGACACTGACGGAAAATGTGagaaatttaaactttttattatttcaaatgttcacattaGTAGTTTTTCAACATCATTAATATATAGAACATTAAAAACtttgtaattttcaaaatataaaagaacaataaaaacctaaataaataactaaataacttCAAGAACTGatataacaaaaaagaaaaaaacagggtTGCATCGTCATAAAGAATCTCAGGCATGTGTTATCAATTAAAGTGAAATGTATTGAACTCACAGTTATCAGTGTCAGCACTGAGCTGCCTGTGTTGGTGTATCTTCCTGCTCATGACAGGCAGTAGGTTGGGTGGCTGTTATCCCGCTGGAAATGGACGTTGACTGAACTgatgtgacaaaaaaacaacagggtATATATTGTTATAAAGAATCTTAAGAGGGCCTGGTATATGTTATCACTTAAAGTGGAATACTGAACTTACAGTTTTCATTATCAGCATTTAGAAGGGCACTTTATCCTCCTCTTTGCTGCGGTCAGAAACTTCAATAATGATCCTGAGGACAGATAAGAAAGTTATATAGTAGCCTATATGATACTTATTATAGTAGCATGTTAATGAAgtcaattcaaaatgctttCACACTATAGAATTCATTCCTCAAGTTCAACTTTCAAATGCTCTCCTTAGACAGCTTTCATTACTCATAgcttttttatatatgtgtgtgggttACTGCTTgactttttctgttgtgttaattaaaaaaaagcacatttaatttatttacatttttagacaaaatggaaatgtaTAAAACCACTCAAACTtgaaaacttaaaattaaaatatcaatCTTTTATCAAATgctacattttctgtttcccaAGAAGAgcatatattttatgtaaacaTCATTAATGTCATACAAATTACACTTTAAATTTGACATCAAAAGAAACACTTATTACATTACTTACCATTTGACCTGAGGAGGGTGTCaatccttttttccttttctaaatAAATGGTGAAAGCGGTGGCCTGACTAAAAATATTACTTGCATAAATGCATATCAgatgcagatgcttccgtgcaccagggctcactgaacggtttggtgagtatgaaaatgatgtgaataaaatgctcacGGCCTTTACAGTccccagatctcaacccagtttcatacctatggaagattttgaaCCAATGTTCagagacaatgctctccaccactatctccataagaccaaattatataatataaactttcatagCATGTCGTTGTGGGAGTCATTGGCATTcaacctattctgtcgtttaggtatgaggacgtgtTTTCcgtttgttatgtctggctgtttgttttgctttctatCAGCTGTACttaggtctctcttgcaaaagagatcttgatctcaatgagaacacctgattaaataaaggttgtatatataaatgagggaatagcttgtggaggaatggtgttcatccctccagcagagttccacagacttggcgaGGAGCACTGAGGCTGTTCTGGAGACTCGTGGTGGCCTGATACTCCATACGACACCCATCTGTATATTCTAGATGTAAAATTGACAATTGACAGCTCACAATGCTCACTATTTCCACAGGTTTCTGTGACATACAGTTCTtgcaataaatgaaaaagaagcaTATTTCCACTTTATACAGACTTATATCTTTTTATTCACTGACTCAACATGGCCAAGTACAATATTCTTGTCATagtgaaattatttttagtcactacactctttctctctctcactacaGTATGTTGGCCTCACAGGAGTCAGGCTGCAGTATCTGAAGTGTAACAATGAGCTTAAGACATTTTCTGAACCAGGGATAGAAAAAGGCATAGATTATAGGGTTCAGACAGGAATTAAAATAGAACAGACACATCACAAATGCATCAGATGAAGCATTGAGCAAGTTATCTTGGTTTGTAAGAGCAACACAGTAATATGGGCAGAGACATATTAGAAACACAACGATAACAACACCGAGAGTCCTGGCTGCTTTCATTTCAGATTTCTTAGCAGTTACACTCACTGAACCCTGAATTGTGACAGCTACAATATGAGACCGCATGGCACGAGCCTGAGACACAGCCACCACAAATACTCTTATATAAAGAACAATGATGACAATGACAGGACCAATAAAGGACAAAGCCAGATCAACAAATCCTGCAATGTAGTTACTAAcaaccacacactcaccagAGCAGGAAATATACCTGCCTGGTTCTTCCAAGTTATCTTTAAGCACCATACATTGAAAGAGTATAGAGCATAtccaacacagagaaacacagacttGAATTCTTTTTTGAGTGACTCTGGTGGAGTAATGCAGAGGATCACAAATTGCTATGTAGCGATCAACAGATATGAGCACCATGGTTCCTACTGAGGTAGAGGTAATAATATAGTCCAAAACAtaatacagaacacacacaaggTCACCGAGGAACCAGCAGCCATCTATGAGCATAATTTGAAAGAACATGAGGAGGCCCACAAAGAAATctgagacagccagagagaagaggaggaggttggTGGGGGTGTGGAGCTGCCTGGAGAGGGAGACaagcatataaaataaattgtgattCATTATATTTATAGGACACAAGCAGTGAATGAAATAACATGACACTATTTTCCAGAAAAACTCTATCATAtataacattttgtttcaatTCCATGCACTACGTCTCCCATACTTGAAGTGTGAGATGGAGATGATGACTATCAGGTTTAGAGTTATGGTGAGCACAGTGATGGAGGACAGTATAATGTAAGACAGTATGACCTCAAAGTGAGAATGCTTTGTCTTCTTGCAGGAAGCGTTGAGGAATTGTGGAAAGCAGAGTTCAACTTCTTCCAGGGTCTCCATCCTCaccaagagagagaagaaggagagaagcTGCTGAGCCCTGGCAGCTTTATGACCAAAGCTCTCTGTTATACAGCCGAtgtgtctctgtcctccctccctcccctctcctctgctgcgttttttttcatctgtagtaGAGAATGACATCTTTCATGCAATCTTCCCCCTTTGCAGTCATCCTCTCCATTTCGATCTTCATGACTGGAGGTCCCAAAGGAATCACGTCTCTGACTGCAGTCATATAGTAAAACAGGATAAAGGTTTAGGATAAATGGACATGTTTAATGGTCCAGTCAGttaatttagatttagatttaaataCCCCTAAGATACCCTGACTGTATATAGCCTGTTTAAATACCCAAATCATGTGCAGAGAACTCAACAGCATATTTCAGAAGCTTCCAAACCACAGATTTGCactgaatgaatgactgaatggaTAGATGGTTTTAAACgtcataaaaacatttgaatcttGACTTAGAAAGAGGGGCTTGACTATAGATACATTCGGCATTCATGAAAACACCCACAAAACGTCACACCTGTTAACGCCGAGGGGGGAAACAAAGCATTCACTACCATGCCAAAGAGTTGCTGTGTGGCTTTCGGCACGtcaaataaacttaaaaatcCAGAGattaagttttatattttaccaAACCAAGACACAGCACCAAGTAGAACAGCCACCGGCGGCAGAATGAGTTCGGTCGCATGTGAAATCCGACatcaaaatatgtttatgtgtctAGTCAGCACTTTCTTACAGGTAACGTTAACATTAAGTTCGCTTTACCCAAACAGTGTTAGATTGTTTCAGGACTGCCATGAATGTTGTTTTAATCTTTCTAAGTTAAGTGAACTAAATACCATGTTTAGCCTAAACTTTGCAAACGGAGTAGCTTTCCTCACATAAAACATGCTAGTCTTTTAATGTTACATTATAGCATTAATGGCTGTAGGGTAACGTTATTGATATTATGGTAAGTTTAACTAATCATATCTAAACTAAATGTAATAGTGTCTCTTACTAGTGCATATgctagtgcgcatgcgccagcccacatgctgcctgttgccgtagctccgtctcgttgtcttactttttccaacttttaactttcctttttcttccaaacttgagtaacttgtgtgtaagtataatttaaactacgctctttacgaaaatgagagtggaaagtgttttggtactttttttcgccgtggaacttcttctatTGCTATtcggtcggggcaccgctgcagatcagctgtttggccgcattgtttacaccagggaacagctgatcgcgctgaagccaaGCGGCatggagctggttgtggatctacgaagggccaaggcaccagtgaccccggtttccatccagggggtcagtgtggacattgtagaggattacaagtacctgggagtacacttggacaataaactggactgggccaagaacactcaagctgtttacaggaagggccagagccgcctctattttctgaggaggctgaggtccttcaacgtctgccggacaatgctgaagatgttttatgagtctgtgctGGCCAGTGCTTTCCTGTAtcctgttgcatgctggggcagcaggctgagggtagcggacgccaacagactcaacaaactgatccgtaaggccagtgacattgtgggggtggagctggactctctggcggtggtgtcagagaggaggatgctagccaaactacatgccatctcagacagtgtctcccacccgctccatgacatgctgttcaagcaaaggagtaccttcagcggaagactcatcccaccaaaaagcaccataGAGCgctacaggaagtcattcctgcctgtggccatcaaactctttaactcctccctctaagtgtcagtctgtatgaccctaggtcactaaactggacattgatcattacatctctgccatacttgaataattgtgcaatattctgtgtactactctcgtgcaatatttagttttcccatgttagtttttcctatttattgacgttgatattatatacctctattactgctgtgcaatatcttaataatctcattaagctacacttaactcgacagtacatgcaccactgcttattacttattttattacattgtattattatactgtattatcatcatcaaccggtaaacccacttggtacttcacacttattttatcttatactcaCCTggttcttaatttattttctgacctgtttttatagtgtattatatttttttgctagtactttctcctgtgtgcactgacgtaaaggcgagctactgtaacaaagagtttcccttcagggatcaataaagtatttctaattctgattctgatatgaaCGATGCAATATTACAGAATTAGACAATTACaattaaaatatgaacaaaCCATTTACAAGAAATTAAACTGAATGCAATTGACCTGCTGTAGCCTAGCCTGAACTCAAACCTTCCTCCTGGTCACCGGGAGGAAATCGCGCAGCATGCGCTTCTTCTGCACCAGGGGCATCGCTGCACCCCTCAAACTGTAGTGGTCACAGACGCACAGTCGCGATTCTAGAGTCTGTTGGGGCCCTAGGCAAAAATTCCCTGGGGACCCCACCAACCACAGTTTATCACCATTGTCTTATAAATAATATGACACTGACGGAAAATGTGAGAAATCtaaactttttattatttcaaatgttcacattaGTAGTTTTTCAACATCATTAATATATAGAACATTAAAAACtttgtaattttcaaaatataaaagaacaataaaaacctaaataaataactaaataacttCAAGAACTGatataacaaaaaagaaaaaaacagggtTGCATTGTCATAAAGAATCTCAGGCATGTGTTATCAATTAAAGTGAAATGTATTGAACTCACAGTTATCAGTGTCAGCACTGAGCTGCCTGTGTTGGTGTATCTTCCTGCTCATGACAGGCAGTAGGTTGGGTGGCTGTTATCCCGCTGGAAATGGACGTTGACTGAATTgatgtgacaaaaaaacaacagggtATATATTGTTATAAAGAATCTTAAGAGGGCCTGGTATATGTTATCACTTAAAGTGGAATACTGAACTTACAGTTTTCATTATCAGCATTTAGAAGGGGCACTTTATCCTCCTCTTTTGCTGCGGTCAGAAACTTCAATAATGATCCTGAGGACAGATAAGAAAGTGATATAGTAGCCTATATGATACTTATTATAGTAGCATGTTAATGAAgtcaattcaaaatgctttCACACTATAGAATTCATTCCTCAAGTTCAACTTTCAAATGCTCTCCTTAGACAGCTTTCATTACTCATAgctttttatatatgtgtgtgggttACTGCTTgactttttctgttgtgttaattaaaaaaaaagcacatttaatttatttacatttttagacaaaatggaaatgtaTAAAACCACTCAAACTtgaaaacttaaaattaaaatatcaatCTTTTATCAAATgctacattttctgtttcccaAGAAGAgcatatattttatgtaaacaTCATTAATGTCATACAAATTACACTTTAAATTTGACATCAAAAGAAACACTTATTACATTACTTACCATTTGACCTGAGGAGGGTGTCaatccttttttccttttctaaatAAATGGTGAAAGCGGTGGCCTGACTAAAAATATTACTTGCATAAATGCATATCAgatgcagatgcttccgtgcaccagggctcactgaacggtttggtgagtatgaaaatgatgtgaataaaatgctacagcctttacagtccccagatctcaacccagtttcatacctatggaagattttgaaCCAATGTTCagagacaatgctctccaccactatctccataagaccaaattatataatataaactttcatagCATGTCGTTGTGGGAGTCATTGGCATTcaacctattctgtcgtttaggtatgaggacgtgtTTTCcgtttgttatgtctggctgtttgttttgctttctatCAGCTGTACttaggtctctcttgcaaaagagatcttgatctcaatgagaacacctgattaaataaaggttgtatatataaatgagggaatagcttgtggaggaatggtgttcatccctccagcagagttccacagacttggcgaGGAGCACTGAGGCTGTTCTGGAGACTCGTGGTGGCCTGATACTCCATACGACACCCATCTGTATATTCTAGATGTAAAATTGACAATTGACAGCTCACAATGCTCACTATTTCCACAGGTTTCTGTGACATACAGTTCTtgcaataaatgaaaaaagaagcaTATTTCCACTTTATACAGACTTATATCTTTTTATTCACTGACTCAACATGGCCAAGTACAATATTCTTGTCATagtgaaattatttttagtcactacactctttctctctctcactacaGTATGTTGACCTCACAGGAGTCAGGCTGCAGTATCTGAAGTGTAACAATGAGCTTAAGACATTTTCTGAACCAGGGATAGAAAAAGGCATAGATTATAGGGTTCAGACAGGAATTAAAATAGAACAGACATATCACAAAGGCAGCAGATGAAGCACTGAGCAAGGCGTCCTGGCCTGTAATGGCTGCAAAGTAATATGGGCAGAGGCatattagaaaaacaaatataacaacacCGAGAGTCCTGGCTGCTTTAATCTCAGATTTCTTAACAACTACTTTCACTGAACCCTGAATTGTGACAGCTACAATATGAGACCGCATGGCACGAGCCTGAGACACAGCCACCACAAACACTCTCATATAAAGAACTATGATGACAACGACAGGACCAATAAAGGACAATACCAGATCAGCAAGTCCTGCAATGTAGTTACTAAcaaccacacactcaccagAGCAGGAAATATACCTGCCTGGTTGTTCCAAGTTATCTTTAAGCACCAGACTTTGAAAGAGTATAGAGCATAtccaacacagagaaacacagacttGAACTCTTTTTTGAGTGACTTTGGTGGAGTAATGCAGAGGATCACAAATTGCCACATAGCGATCAACAGATATGAGCACCATGTTTCCTACTGAGGCAGAGGTAATAATGTATGCTAGATACTGATAAAGAATACACATAAGGTCACCGAGGAACCAGCAGCCGTCTATGAGCATAATTTGAAAGAACATGAGGAGGCCCACAAAGAAATctgagacagccagagagaggaggaggaggttggtgGGGGTGTGGAGCTGCCTGGAGAGGGAGACaagcatataaaataaattgtgattCATTATATTTATAGGACACAAGCAGTGAATGAAATAACATGACACTATTTTCCAGAAAAACTCTGACATCtataacattttgtttcaatTCCATGCACTACGTCTCCCATACTTGAAGTGTGAGATGGAGATGATGACTATCAGGTTCAGAGTTGTGGTGAGCACAGTGATGGAGGACAGTATAATGTAAGACAGTATGACCTCAAAATGAGAACGCTTTGTCTTCTTGCAGGAGGCGTTGAGGAATTGTGGAAAGCAGAGTTCAACTTCTTCCAGGGTCTCCATCctcactgagagagagaaggaaggagagaagctGCTGAGCCCTGGCAGCTTTATGACCAAAGCTCTCTGTTATACAGCCGAtgtgtctctgtcctccccccctcccctctcctctgctgcgtttttttttttcatctgtaacAGAGAATGACATCTTTCATGCAATCTTCCCCCTTTGCAGTCATCCTCTCCATTTCGATCTTCATGACTGGAGGTCCCAAAGGAATCACGTCTCTGACTGCAGTCATATAGTAAAACAGGATAAAGGTTTAGGATAAATGGACATGTTTAATGGTCCAGTCAGttaatttagatttagatttaaataCCCCTAAGATACCCTGACTGTATATAGCCTGTTTAAATACCCAAATCATGTGCAGAGAACTCAACAGCATATTTCAGAAGCTTCCAAACCACAGATTTGCactgaatgaatgactgaatggaTAGATGGTTTTAAACgtcataaaaacatttgaatcttGACTTAGAAAGAGGGGCTTGACTATAGATACATTCGGCATTCATGAAAACACCCACAAAAACGTCACACCTGTTAACGCCGAGGGGGAAACAAAGCATTCACTACCATGCCAAAGAGTTGCTGTGTGGCTTTCGCACGtcaaataaacttaaaaatcCAGAGattaagttttatattttaccaAACCAAGACACAGCACCAAGTAGGAGAACAGCCACCGGCGGCAGAATGAGTTCGGTCGCATGTGAAATCCGACatcaaaatatgtttatgtgtctAGTCGGCACTTTCTTACAGGTAACGTTAACATTAAGTTCGCTTTACCCAAACAGTGTTAGATTGTTTGACTGCCATGAATGTTGGATTAATCTTTCTAAGTTAGGTGAACTAAATACCATGTTTAGCCTAAACTTTGCAAACAGAGTGGCTTTCCTCACAGCACGTTTTACAACAGCTAACATTAGCGCTGCTACTGTCTCGAAACTGTGCATGGAATACACTAAAACATGCTAGTCTTTTAACGTTACATTATAGCATTAATGGCTGTAGGTTAACGTTATTGATATTATGGTAAGTTTAATTAATCATATCTATACTAAATGTAATAGTGTCTCTTACCAGGTGACTCAACCTAACAGCAGTCAATATCTGGGAAATGACACTCTGGGCCATTTAGTTGGATCATTCGTCCAGTCTTTTATGAGACACGGACAACCATCCGATCCGattctgtttaatttttcaatgcagcattttttgtcaaatgacAGCAAGGACTCTACAGTATATAATGATAAGCTGTGGAGCTGTAGAGCCAGGAGACAAGGGCAAACAGGGGCTGAGGGGAATCCAGAGGACAGGTAGATTATCCGCGGTGAAGTGAGTCAGGTATACCAACTTGGTAGGGTtcagaccagacagtgagtgaacggGAGGAGTGCTGTTTTATAGTGCAGGTGGGTGATTGCTGATAGGTGAGTGTAATCAGCAGTCTGGCGATtgggatcaaatgactgtggtgggtggagaCGGTGGTGTCTGTGTAGGCTCCCTGACAGTACCCCCTCCTCCAGGGGCGGCTCCTGATGCCCTCCGATGCCGACAGGGTCGACCACGGCCTTTGGGTGCTGGACGATCCGGATGAGCTCGGTGAAAGTCGGCCAGGAGAGCCGGATCCAACACATCGTCCCAATGGATCCAGGACCTTATCCCTCCCAGTCAAACAGGTACTCGAGTCAGCCGCCCCATCGCCTGGAATACACGATCTTGTCCACTCGGTAGATTAGGGATTCTTCAATGACGTCTGGAGGAGGGGGTATTGGCGGCTCATCGGGTGCTGTAGAAAAGGGAGACACAGGTTTAAGGAGTGTACATGGAATGATGGGTGAATGCAGTACCTCGGGGGGAGTTGGAGACGGTAGGTAACTTCATTAATCTGCCTCTTGATGGTGAAGGGACCTATGTAGCGGGGACTCAGCTTTCGGCAGGGCTGGTGGAGACGCAGATCCCGTGTAGAGAGCCAGACACGATCTCCCGGACGATAGACGGGGTTAGTGGATCGACGGGCATCTGCGAAATGTTTATGTCTCCGCACAGCATGCTGCAGATGTATATGGGCTGAGTCCCACACTCTCTCGCCCACTCGAAACCAGTGGTCTATAGCTGGAACCTCCGAAGGTTCCTCCGTCCAGGGAAACAATGGGAGTTGGTACCCGAGTACGCACTGGAACGGGGTGAGGCCTGTGGTGGTCTATATGAGGGAATTCTATGCGTACTCGGCCCAAGGGAGGAAGCGGTTTCAGCTAGTCTGGTTGTCATGACAGTAGGTCTGGAGATACCTCCCTATCTCTTGTATTTTCCGCTCAGTCTGGCCGTTGGTCTGAGGGTGATGACATGAAGCTGAAGTTCTTGATGAATCGGCAGTAGAAGTTAGCGAAGCCTAGGAAATGTTGGAGTTCCTTGACAGTCTGAGGAAGAGGCCAGGTTTGGATGGCTTGAATCTTCCCCTGGTCCATTTGGATGCCATCAGCACTTACAATGTATCCGAGGAACTGGACCGTGGGGCGATGGAACTCGCATTTCTCAATCTTCACATAGAGCTTGTGTTTCCTGAGTTGTTGGAGGACCTGCGTCACGTGGTGGCAATGGAGTAGATCAAAATATCGTCA
This Siniperca chuatsi isolate FFG_IHB_CAS linkage group LG12, ASM2008510v1, whole genome shotgun sequence DNA region includes the following protein-coding sequences:
- the LOC122886006 gene encoding trace amine-associated receptor 13c-like, with translation METLEEVELCFPQFLNASCKKTKRSHFEVILSYIILSSITVLTTTLNLIVIISISHFKQLHTPTNLLLLSLAVSDFFVGLLMFFQIMLIDGCWFLGDLMCILYQYLAYIITSASVGNMVLISVDRYVAICDPLHYSTKVTQKRVQVCVSLCWICSILFQSLVLKDNLEQPGRYISCSGECVVVSNYIAGLADLVLSFIGPVVVIIVLYMRVFVVAVSQARAMRSHIVAVTIQGSVKVVVKKSEIKAARTLGVVIFVFLICLCPYYFAAITGQDALLSASSAAFVICLFYFNSCLNPIIYAFFYPWFRKCLKLIVTLQILQPDSCEVNIL
- the LOC122886004 gene encoding trace amine-associated receptor 13c-like, coding for MSFSTTDEKKRSRGEGREGGQRHIGCITESFGHKAARAQQLLSFFSLLVRMETLEEVELCFPQFLNASCKKTKHSHFEVILSYIILSSITVLTITLNLIVIISISHFKQLHTPTNLLLFSLAVSDFFVGLLMFFQIMLIDGCWFLGDLVCVLYYVLDYIITSTSVGTMVLISVDRYIAICDPLHYSTRVTQKRIQVCVSLCWICSILFQCMVLKDNLEEPGRYISCSGECVVVSNYIAGFVDLALSFIGPVIVIIVLYIRVFVVAVSQARAMRSHIVAVTIQGSVSVTAKKSEMKAARTLGVVIVVFLICLCPYYCVALTNQDNLLNASSDAFVMCLFYFNSCLNPIIYAFFYPWFRKCLKLIVTLQILQPDSCEANIL